Genomic window (Nymphaea colorata isolate Beijing-Zhang1983 chromosome 1, ASM883128v2, whole genome shotgun sequence):
TGAACATCGGGCCACATATCCAATAGTCGGATACCCAGCTTATGATGGGTCAAGCTTGGGTTGGTCATTTGATCTTTGGGCCGAGCCAACAAAAGTAACTTGCTGTGTCGAGCTAGCTCAAGTCAAGTATTGAGGACCCGACTTtgctcgatatatatatatatatatacacaccttACTtcttcgcttttttttttttaattttgttctctctctttctctctctctcctcgctgTGATGTTGGCAGCCAGCTCCTTTAAAACTAAGCCAAGGTATTATCCGGCAGGGTACTCAGCCCGAAAAAAAGGCATCAAAGCTGGCCAGCGTAGGTGGGCCCGACTAAGCTCAGTTCGGCCCAataagattttttaatattatttttattagtttttatatataattataatattttattataattaattatgcattgttttatattaaatatatattttttaaaatttcaactgTGAACCTGACTCCTTATCAAGCGGAACCGGCCTAATGCCCATGCCTACTTAAAACCCTTACTGATAACTAGAAACTCTTTCATCACTGAGGGTACCAATCCCAGGCTTAGCTAGGCTAGGCGTCGACCGTTGAATGGTAAATCCCGATCATTTGACTGCACTCCATTTTCCCAAGTATGTGTGCATGTGAGGATGCACGCAaacgtgtgtgtgtgcatatatattaattaaaagGTACTAAGAAGAGAACGTGAATACATGTAAGGTGATGTTTCATAGAGACCTGCCTGACTCGTGCCCATGATACCAACCCCTCCAAATAGTAGTCTGCCAGTATGAGAAAATTTTTGTGATTTATTttaacaaatgaatttgaaattggaaCACGCAAGTGGTACCTTGAATTCTCGTTTTTCAGGTTACAATGAAGTATATTTCGATCAAAAAAACTTCTCATAATGCGTTTATCAGAATCCAGAAAGAAGGATAATCTGCAATTTCCTGATAAGAATAATTATTAATGTACAGTGCCACCTGAATTTCATAAACTTCTCTAACATCGAATTCGTTTTAATTCTGAATTTACCTTCAGTCAAGTTTAATCGCAGGATAGTGCCTCTTGGGTCTCGCCCTCCGACTTTCACTTATTCTCAGAGCTTAAAACCTATATGATGGTGAAATGTTTGACTTCCTCACTACTATAATTTTCTCGGTACAGTGAGGATAATCTTTACATGAAACAGAAGTTACCAAGGCAATCAAACATGGCCTTAGAGTAGATAATAGCTGTTATATCCTAGTGATCTGTGATGTGAGGACAGATGACACCGGCTTTACTGGTGCATGTAGAAAACATTTTGCTCGTACATGAGAGTTATTTTTTAAGCAATAAAAAGAACTTATGTTTGTTCTGTTCCACTAGATAAGTGTAAATGCAAAAATATTATCATAACTGCCAAAGTTATGATGCATCATGTTGTATGTACCGGTGTTAGAATCCACGTCTTATGCTCATGAAGATAtgataaaagttaaaactgaaAATTCCCCTGTCAATGATAGCAGTATGCAGTTTCTTGCTTCTTATTGGAGAAGGCAGAAAAAAACTAGTGAAGAAAgcttaaaaaacttaaaactgcCAAACCATGGTAGACAAATTCTCAAGAAACCAACACCCTTTTCTTATCTTGGCTTTGTTGGATTGCATTTTGCCACTGCCAGCTGCATATTGGTAGGCTTCAGCAGGTACGACCCTCTAGGTCCTCCTGCTGACTATTGGAGAGTAGGCACACTTTAAACTTACAGCAAGAGGGGCACACTAATGAAATCTAAATTATAATGGAACAAAGGAAAAGTTGCATCaattgataaaaacaaaaaagacgtACAGAAATAGGAAATTTTTGTAGGCTATTTGTTTACCATATTGTAACACCTCACAAGGATTATACATGTTAGGAGAAACAATTATGCCTCGTTACCTGGAATAATTCAAAGAGGACTAGCCAGAATATGTTCTGAACAAGTATGATAGTATTTCTCGAAAGTTACTCAGTTGGACACCATTGTTAGGATCAATCAGGTATGGAACCTGAAATAAATTCAACTATGTCATTTTAGATGAAGAATTAGATGCTATAACTTGCAGTTTAGATCCAGCTAATTAACCAACCGAAACAATATCGCATTTATATAACTTCATGCTTTAAATACCATGCAGTAATGCCAATGGTGTAGTATTGAATCTATTGATGGATATAAGCATACCTCTTTTGATCCTGAGATCTGATACAAGTAACTAACTCTGGAAGATCCTTCCCCAACATTGTTCAGGATATAAGGAAGCTCCAATTCACATAGTGCTTCACGAACAATCCTTGCATACTGTGAAGAGACCAATGAGACTCAATCAACAAATCTCCACGGTAGGTTTTCTACAATAAATTCTTCAAACCAATAAGTTTCACTACTTTCCCAACAACCAGCATTATTGCCAAGAAAAGATGCAGAATAACTATTTCGATTATTAATTTAACAGTAAGATCAGATCCAATATCCTATCATAAGCCAGaaattgatttcaaattctTCTCATGCTCAAGTTGGCTTGCACAAAAGTACTGCAGAACGGTCACCTGCTGCATAACTTCTATCATCCATGTTAATAATCTAGTATATTTCTGAATGAAGTTGAATTActgaaattctttttcctatttaatTGGTTAAGAAATAGACGTCTATTTGTTTCAGTAATTCAATCATGGTGTAGGCACATACAGGattattttcatatgaaaatagTTCCAACTTTTGAGGTGGTGCTACTGTCTTGGCCTTTGTCCACAGCTTCAAACCTCTTCCTGCTCGGAGAATTGTTGGTACCCATCCCGTGAATAGTGTGCTGCATGAAGCCAACGCATTGTTTCAGCTTATCAGGGAATATACAGGTACAAGATCAAAATTTGGATAATCATGCCTAAGTGATCTAACTTCAAATACCTGCACCAATTGAACACAAATCTATTGCTTAAGTTAATGTCCAGCTAGGTTTTGAGTTTCCGCCTGCAAGGTGGAATGCGGGATAAATGCTAACCAAAATCCTTCCTAAAATAACCACTAGAGTGGTTGAACTTTCTATCATTAATTTGCAGCTTTACTGAATCAAAATCAAGTCATAAAACATAATAGGAAAGCTAGTGTCAAGAAAAGTAAATGGCTGGCACTAGCCACACTACTTCTTCCAGAAAGACATACAAATTGCAACCAAATATGCAGTTCTCTGGATATCATATCGTAAATATTACCATGCAGGAAATTATAACTGAAAGGATCTGTACCTTTCCAAGAGCCCAGGAGATGGGTTCCTTCCTTGACCGTACTGCTGGTATAGGTATTTAACTATTTCTCCTAAATtaaagggaaggagaagaaatattaaaatgatTTCTCTGTtgaataaaagaacaaaactaaGACCAGAAAAAGGTCACCATGAGCGAAATGTGCAGAAGCTAGGAaatgaaaatttagaaaaaaaaatacaattataCACACCAACATGTGCAGGCCAGAAGAAGAAACCGGGTCTCACATGGAAACAGTATAAATTCTGAGAATAGCAAGAAAAGGATCAAGCAAACCATTTTCTCTAATCAAAGGGCAAGACAAAATATCATATGgcaaaatacaaacaaaattatTCCCaatcctatgtcacatgagtgcagaGAGTGGGTGCTGGTGCCAGTGCGGATGAGGGTGCCGCCAcagcacatcccaaaaaatttgggtgcggagGTGCAGTgagggtatatatatacataatatatttattatatatacaaatgtatgtattcataatatatatatatatatatatatatatatatataattttaagcTTGTTTCTTAGGCTAATCTTTCCAACCATCTTTATCACAATAATGGCTTCCTGCCAATTTGCATCAAACTATGAAAGTAGTTCTACTATGCACAGCAACTGCATGTAGAGTTCCCATTTTGTCTCATGACTTGCACACATGAAACTTCTTATAACAACTAAAAGCTAGACATACCATTAGAACATTTAACAAAACCAGAGTTGAGGGTACTACAAAATTAACCACCATTGATCTGATAAACAAGCTATTTGACATCAAAATAAAAGTTCTCCACTGTCATGGACCAAATTGAACCTTTTACCAATTGCATTGGATTTGATGCTTCAATAGGTCCATTTTTAATATCATCAATGATCAAAAGGCATAATACCAAATTGAACTTGGAGAAGAAATTTGAATGCTCAACAACAGATAATGACATAACATCCCATCACAAAGCATGGCAATGTATGATGCAGTAGGCATGCAAATTGTGGACAGCAAGATCAAATAGTTATAATTGAATAATAGAATGTAACAGGGGAAAGAACACATAATGATGGTCATTGGAGAAATAGCTGCAGAAAAACTTCAAACTGTGACTGGTGAGACTATTTTTCCAACGACCAGAAAGAGTAACCCAAACCATAATTAGTAACACTTTGGTGAATCAATACAACAATTAGTAAACCAAGCCGTCTACCGAAGCAAATTTGTGCTATAAGTTTAGAAAAACTCACCACTCTCATAAATAGAGATTCCAGTGTTTGGATCAATGAGGAAAGGAAACCTGCatcaaaattcatgaaaaatgaaaagtgatCTTGTGCATTTCTTTGTCGCAATAGAAGAAATGAGAAGCAAGAACAATTAGATGCAAAATAATTGAATGTCAAGTTGGATTGGTCTCTGATGTTGGCATGTTTTGAATGCATTAAACTGGTTCATCTTTTAAGGCTTTTTACACTCACTGCAAACCCACAACATACTCACTGTTCTTTTCCTCCAAGTTTCGTAACCATTTCACGGTGCCTTGAGGAGCCTTTAGGACAGGGATAGACCTGTACAATTTTCAATGAACttgttataataaaaaaatacaataccTCCTGTTGAAGATAACGTGGAAAGATTATGATGATGAGCAGATCTTAAAATGTGCTACAACTAGCAATAGCTGACACATAACATAAATGGAACATGAATAACCAGCGATTCTCTAAACTTGTATGACAGGTTGTTTTTTAATTGATTTGATTAATTCCCTTAACCATAGCACAACAGACAGAActaccttttcctttctgtAAGTTATTATGACTGAGCAAGTATGTTTCAGAAAAGAGAGAACCGAAAGGGGCAGTGCCATATGGACACCATTGCCAAATTATGATGCTTTCAGAAATCGATCTGGAGAAAAGAAGTTTCTTAAGTACAACTACTTCCACATAGTTTTATCTGTAAACATGACCCCGTTATCATGAAAATACCAAGGGAAAAGAATTCTACCGAAGATGGTGAAAGACAATAACATCTTCAGCCTTTGATTTCTGAAGATAAGGACATCTAGAAGTTATACTTTCTCCAGTTCTCTTTTCAGCCAATGAATGATGCagtgaaatgaaatttatttcccAAGAAGATCTAGCTCTTTGAGGGATTGCCAAAagcattggatttttttttatataagcatTTGAAAGGATTTGACAAGAGAGAATTCTCTTCCTTCCTTATGTGCGATATGTGATTCTCCAGCAAAAACACGTGAACACAGACAAAGTTACAGACATACTCATGTAGAATTTAGAGAGACACATAAATGTGTATGAAAGTACCACTAGCATGATCAAGAGAGCAAGACATTGGATCCAAAAACTCAGTAAGAGTTAGGCCTACCCTACGACTTCACAAAAGCTTGTCAATAAATCAGAATTAAGTGAGAAGTTCAGTTGTTGAGTGCAGTTGTTAATGAAGCAAAAAACCATTTACCTACTTGTGTTAGTAGTGTTCTGCATAGAAAACAATCTGGAGCCTAAATATGAATAATAGAAAACACACTTGAGTCCAACAGTAACTATAAGATGCAATctagttttttccttttgcagaaAAACTTGGAATTCTGCTACTTAACATTGCCAATGTAGTCAGATAGTTGATCTTCACCTCTAAAGAAAGATCAAGCTCAGTAGATGCCTCTCGAACTCTTCTACAAAAAGGGCATGCCTCTGGCCACAAACAACTTCAACAACTCAATTTGCAAGTCACCGCAATCAAAAATCAAACTTATATCAAGGATCCAAATATTGGAAACGCTATAGGAACTTTCTCTGGTGTATCTCAATCATAGAATCCATGTGGTAGGTGGGACCAGATAGAAGCAtaaggaaaaatatataatagaCTAATCTAAGGTTGTGATCAGAGTGCCCGCTCTACCTCCCTCATGCTAACTGAGATTCACATGCATGGCTTCCAATAACTATTTTTACGAGCTTTTAGAAGACTCATACCAAATTCATAGAGCTGCAACCTTTCAGGAGGCTTTCTTTCACTGCTTCCAGCCTCTTGTTGGTTCAACTTGCTTGGTATTAATGACTTTGATCCCCATGGAAGTCTTGCAACAGAAGCCAGGGAAGATGAAGCCACCTATGGAATATGAATGACCATTCATTAACCATAATCAAAACACTTAGACCTTTAGATTAGCTAGGCTATTTTTGATATGTTCAGAAAGAACAAGAATACACAACCTGCCAGCATCAGAAACACAATATGCCAAGGTTCATTACTTCATCGTAAGACTTGTCAACAGCAGTCGTTTGGCCAGAACCAACCCCTACCAAATCCTGTCAAATCCACTTTTGGTGATAAAGAAGGAAGTCCACTTAATGTTTAGGCAAGCTAAGATGGTCTAATTAATATATAGAGCTTATATGATTTAggtcatttcataaaaaaacccAGATTCAACCAACCCCTACCAAATCCTGTCAAATCCACTTTTGGTGATAAAGAAGGATGTCCATTTATTGTCTAGGCAAGCTAAGGTGGTCTAATTAATATATAGAGATGATATGGTTTAGgtcatttcatataaaaaacCCAGATTCAACCTGGATCCCAATTAAGGTCTGCAATCAGTACCAGTATTCAGACTTGGTGCAAATCCAAGGTTGACAGTTGACACCGTAAATCATCATTGGAGAACTTCACTATCTTCAAGTGGCAGATGTACGTAGGATATAGCAAAATGCCGTTACGATCTTCCAATTAATGAGGATACCCACGCTATGCATTTACGATACTATGGCCGTAACGTTCTCTAAAGGTTTTTCATCCTCCTTTGGGGGTATGGAATGGATCTGTATGCACAAAGGCTACCTGATGGTCTTTGCGCctgaacaatttttttgcagCTTTTGTCGGAAATTGCAATTTCATATTCAGAACCATGGTTTCGCTGAAACCGTGAGGTTGCAACAGGACTTTAACACGGTAGTCTTGAGATTAATAGTACAATCtgcataaataattaaataatatgTTACTGGACTTGGCAGATTCATCGATAGAATACCTCTAATAACTCATTCCGTGGTTGAGTAGGATCGCCTCCCTGTTATTACATGTGAAACACAAGAAATGCAATAGGGTTAGGAACATCATGTCTCGtggcaaaaagaaaactagaaaGCTTCAATATTTCATGTAGGTTTAGCTTCAATTGTCTAGAAACCAACAGTCGCTCTCTGATTTCACTTTTCAAGTACACACTGAGAAATATCGGCAAACAAAGTAATTTGGCTGGAAGAATTAACAAGAGTAAAATCTCTAGCTCCAGAAAGGTCATGAAGAATGCCAAGTATGCGCTAATGATGAGCATAAAGAATGAATTGAGCGCAATGCTAATATTgaaaacaagagggagagaaaaggaggaggagaaacaaATAAGTCCGGGAATGTGGATAATAGTTAACGGAAGTATCTGGCAGGACCAAGCGACCAGCAGCACCAATTTGCCAAAGAAGAATATATGTCGTCACCGATGCAGGGCATACAGATAGATATTGCCAGAGAAAGAATTACATATAAACACGTAGAATTCAGAAACAGAGTAAATTAAAGTAGTTAGCAAGTTGGTATTACTGCAATACAGCGCTAACATATAAAGATAtcagagggaaaaaaaaaggacttacACCCAAGAGATTGAGCAAAGGACAGAGAACGGCCAAGAAACTGTTTGATTGGCCTCTTCCATTGGCATCAGAAGATTGTGTACCGACACCGGTGGCGCTACCTATTTGGGCTGAATCAGCACAATCTGCCTCTTCATGAACAGATTTTGCCGCCCTCGGGCTGCCCATCTCAGCATACCTCTTCCTAGTGGCGGGAAATCTGAGGCACCCAAGTGAAGAGCTAAGGTTGAAGGAAGGATTGGCACATCTGTTGGAGGATAGTTTCAGGGGCTGACTCGGTTGAGCCCTCGCTCTGCGATTTACGTGGCCACCATTGGAGGGGTGGACTAGCTTGAAGGATGACATTGTGTGCAGCATCATTAGCGTATCACAGTGCCACGAGGCGCAGATTATCATTTTGTTGCTGCTTTTAGAACTTTTGAACAATTATCCATGATTCgacagaagaaaaaaattataaacaaagattttctttttctttttttttttaattgattccGGCGATTGAAATCCATCTCCGACTTATGACAGGTCCATCCTTCTTTATTCATTCAACTGTTTCAAATTAACGCCTTCTTTTTGTTCAATCCCAATTTCTTTAAAGCATGCTCGTCTCTATTAATGAAGAATTGGGTTGGGTTTTTTGGAGATTCAAGGATTtgtcctttctttccctttcggTGGTTGGCGAAAGAAGGTGACAAAATTTAGCAAGGAACCACCGATTTACCAATCTCATTAACCACATCATTTACCGCCGCCAAAACTTTATATGGATTGCTTCTTTCGCTTCTTTCCCCGCTACCAGTGATGattaaaaatatgtattaagtgaaaaaaagaaaaacattgcaATAAAAAGGTTTGACTATTGGCTTTTGAACCAGTGGA
Coding sequences:
- the LOC116255373 gene encoding uncharacterized protein LOC116255373, which encodes MIICASWHCDTLMMLHTMSSFKLVHPSNGGHVNRRARAQPSQPLKLSSNRCANPSFNLSSSLGCLRFPATRKRYAEMGSPRAAKSVHEEADCADSAQIGSATGVGTQSSDANGRGQSNSFLAVLCPLLNLLGGGDPTQPRNELLEVASSSLASVARLPWGSKSLIPSKLNQQEAGSSERKPPERLQLYEFEACPFCRRVREASTELDLSLEVYPCPKGSSRHREMVTKLGGKEQFPFLIDPNTGISIYESGEIVKYLYQQYGQGRNPSPGLLESTLFTGWVPTILRAGRGLKLWTKAKTVAPPQKLELFSYENNPYARIVREALCELELPYILNNVGEGSSRVSYLYQISGSKEVPYLIDPNNGVQLSNFREILSYLFRTYSG